Proteins found in one Hypericibacter terrae genomic segment:
- a CDS encoding Imm70 family immunity protein, with protein sequence MGLYLCIFENDEDVGGVDVGSYSDFNVLRDFIVRELETQRAGSRFPTLILHSDCDGEWSVADCEKLRGELAEIIRNLKMRPTVQYASDWQRAVAKSCGLNPRNAFESFIDVDGEFLLQRIQELADLALQRQQPIIFQ encoded by the coding sequence ATGGGCCTCTATCTTTGCATTTTCGAGAACGATGAAGACGTAGGCGGAGTCGATGTGGGCTCCTACTCAGACTTTAACGTGTTGCGCGATTTTATTGTTCGTGAACTGGAAACGCAGAGAGCTGGTTCCAGATTTCCAACGCTCATCTTGCATTCCGATTGCGACGGTGAGTGGTCAGTTGCCGACTGTGAAAAACTTCGCGGCGAACTTGCTGAGATCATCCGAAATCTAAAAATGCGACCCACAGTCCAGTATGCATCCGACTGGCAAAGGGCCGTTGCAAAGTCCTGTGGTCTCAATCCAAGAAATGCCTTTGAGTCTTTCATAGACGTAGATGGCGAATTTCTGCTTCAGCGCATTCAAGAATTGGCGGACCTCGCTTTGCAACGTCAGCAACCGATCATCTTCCAATAG